Proteins from one Oryza sativa Japonica Group chromosome 12, ASM3414082v1 genomic window:
- the LOC4352706 gene encoding ureidoglycolate hydrolase precursor, with amino-acid sequence MATSAAARFLAALAGAAVLLVLLGGAAGAVVGHDDDAAAARRTMEEFAGFPASDYRGDGGGGSGGSSPFYVDSDGLQRQIDELASFSDSPVPSVTRVLYSDKDVQARRYIKGIMNQLGLSIREDAVGNIFGRWEGSEAGLGAVATGSHVDAIPFSGKYDGVVGVLGALEAIRMLKRSGFQPKRSLEVIMFTSEEPTRFGISCLGSRLMAGSEELARSLKETVDNQNVSFFDAADSAGYKMHPEELHNVFLKKDDYFAFVELHIEQGPILEKEGIKIGVVTAIAAPASIKVEFEGNGGHAGAVLMPARNDAGLAAAELALAVEKHVLESGSIDTVGTVGILQLHPGAINSIPSKSHVEIDVRDIDEKRRNNVIEKVHQSAIEISKNRGVLLSEFKIINQDPPALSDKSVISAMEFAAKQLNLEYKLMISRAYHDSLFMARISPMGMIFIPCYKGYSHKPEEYASPEDMANGVKVLALAMARLSLQ; translated from the exons ATGgcgacgagcgccgccgcgcgcttccTCGCTGCCCTCGcgggcgccgccgtcctcctcgtcctGCTCGGCGGAGCTGCTGGCGCGGTGGTGgggcacgacgacgacgcggcggcggcgcggcggacgatGGAGGAGTTCGCCGGATTCCCCGCGTCCGACTaccgcggcgatggcggtggcggcagcggcggctcctcCCCGTTCTACGTCGACTCCGATGGGCTCCAGCGCcag ATTGATGAGCTGGCTTCGTTCTCCGACTCGCCGGTGCCGTCGGTGACCCGCGTTCTGTACAGCGACAAGGACGTGCAAGCTCGAAG GTATATAAAGGGAATAATGAATCAGCTTGGCCTGTCCATTCGTGAAGACGCTGTTGGCAACATTTTTGGGCGCTG GGAGGGTTCTGAGGCAGGACTAGGAGCGGTTGCAACTGGTTCTCATGTTGACGCAATCCCATTCTCAGGCAAATATGATGGGGTGGTTGGTGTCCTGGGTGCTCTTGAGGCAATTAGAATGCTGAAAAG GTCTGGTTTCCAGCCAAAAAGATCTTTGGAGGTTATTATGTTTACATCGGAGGAGCCTACAAGATTTGGAATTAGCTGCTTGGGAAG CCGCCTAATGGCAGGGAGTGAAGAACTGGCTCGATCCCTCAAAGAAACAGTTGACAATCAGAATGTGTCATTTTTTGATGCTGCAGACTCTGCTGGCTACAAGATGCATCCTGAGGAGCTACATAATGTGTTTTTGAAGAAAGACGACTATTTTGCTTTTGTAGAATTGCACATTGAACAGGGCCCCATTTTGGAAAAAGAAG GTATCAAAATTGGCGTTGTCACTGCTATTGCTGCTCCTGCAAGTATTAAGGTGGAGTTTGAAGGGAATGGGGGCCATGCTGGAGCAGTGCTCATGCCTGCAAG AAATGATGCTGGACTGGCGGCAGCTGAGTTGGCATTAGCAGTTGAGAAACACGTTTTGGAATCAGGATCAATTGATACTGTTGGGACAGTTG GTATTCTGCAGCTACATCCAGGAGCAATCAATAGCATCCCAAGTAAATCGCATGTGGAAATTG ATGTGAGAGACATTGATGAGAAGAGGAGGAATAATGTCATTGAGAAGGTTCACCAATCCGCAATTGAGATATCAAAGAACCGTGGCGTGCTATTATCAGAGTTCAAGATCATAAATCAGGATCCACCTGCTCTATCTGACAAATCAGTCATCAGCGCAATGGAATTTGCTGCAAAACAGTTGAACCTCGAATATAAGCTGATGATTAGCAGAGCTTATCATGATTCACTCTTCATGGCCAG AATATCACCAATGGGTATGATCTTCATTCCATGTTACAAAG GTTACAGCCACAAGCCCGAAGAATATGCGTCACCAGAGGACATGGCGAACGGTGTGAAGGTGCTTGCCTTGGCAATGGCCAGATTATCCCTGCAGTGA
- the LOC4352704 gene encoding uncharacterized protein produces MANHDLVLGHGEDPELALGQNHHDFGQDHGLGLGHSHELGLGHAHEHDLVLGQSHEHEHEHDHDLGLGNHHDSQLVLAHDHHGHTSELALGHGHDEDPHSLDGQDHDGLAMTENHVLTLTDAHQLDVDQNMDQLSLEQAHELALQPAHDFSHGPLAVAPVVQSRKMVVSSEFQLVVGQEFPDVMSCRRAIRNTAIACHFEIQTVKSDKTRFTAKCSADGCPWRIHAAKLPGVPTFSIRTIHDNHSCVGINHLGHQQASVQWVANTVEERLRENPHCKPKEILEEIHKSHGITLSYKQAWRGKERIMAAVRGSFEEGYRLLPEYCRQVERTNPGSIARVYGNPDDNCFRRLFISFHASIYGFVNACRPLIGLDRTILKNKYLGTLFLATGFDGDGALFPLAFGVVDEESDENWIWFLSELHELLEKNTENMPRLTILSDRRKGIIDGVDFNFPTAFHGHCMRSLSETFRKEFNNSVLVNLLWEAANALTVIEFETKLLEIEDTSPEAVCWIRRLPPRLWATAYFEGTRYGHLTANITESLNSWILDASGLPIIQMMECIRRQLMTWFNERREASMQWTTILVPAAERRVQEAIERARGYQVARANEAEFEVISPHEGTNIVDIRNRCCLCRGWQLYGVPCAHGVAALLSCRQNVHRYTESCFTVATYRKTYSQTIHPIPDKTLWNETSDQGQEEENKVDVIINPPKSLRPPGRPRKKRIRAEDRGRIKRVVHCSRCNQTGHFRTTCAAPI; encoded by the coding sequence ATGGCCAACCACGACTTGGTTCTCGGCCATGGCGAGGACCCCGAGCTGGCGCTGGGGCAGAATCACCATGACTTTGGGCAGGACCACGGGCTAGGGCTCGGCCACAGCCATGAGCTCGGCCTCGGCCACGCGCACGAACATGATCTCGTCCTCGGGCAGTCGCACGAGCACGAGCACGAGCACGACCATGATCTGGGTCTCGGGAACCACCACGACAGCCAGCTGGTCCTCGCGCATGATCACCACGGCCACACCAGTGAGCTCGCGTTGGGGCATGGCCATGATGAGGACCCGCATTCCTTGGATGGTCAGGACCATGATGGGCTTGCCATGACGGAGAATCACGTGCTGACGCTCACAGATGCGCATCAGCTTGACGTCGACCAGAATATGGATCAGCTTTCTCTTGAGCAAGCCCACGAGCTCGCTCTTCAGCCAGCCCATGACTTCTCGCACGGCCCTCTTGCGGTTGCCCCTGTTGTTCAGTCGCGGAAGATGGTCGTCAGCTCCGAGTTTCAGCTTGTGGTGGGGCAGGAATTCCCTGATGTCATGAGCTGCCGCAGGGCCATCCGCAACACCGCCATCGCCTGCCACTTTGAGATACAGACGGTGAAGTCTGACAAGACGCGCTTCACTGCGAAGTGCTCTGCTGACGGCTGCCCGTGGCGCATCCATGCTGCAAAGCTCCCTGGCGTGCCCACTTTCTCCATCCGAACTATCCATGACAACCATAGTTGTGTGGGAATAAACCATCTAGGCCACCAGCAGGCATCTGTTCAATGGGTTGCAAATACTGTTGAGGAGAGGCTACGTGAGAACCCACACTGCAAGCCCAAGGAAATTTTGGAAGAAATCCACAAGTCACACGGGATCACATTATCCTATAAGCAAGCATGGAGAGGGAAGGAGCGGATCATGGCAGCAGTTCGGGGGTCCTTCGAAGAAGGGTATCGGCTCCTGCCTGAGTACTGTAGGCAAGTGGAAAGAACAAATCCAGGAAGCATAGCTCGTGTCTATGGCAATCCAGATGACAACTGCTTTCGGCGACTCTTCATATCATTCCATGCATCAATATATGGTTTTGTGAATGCATGCCGTCCGCTCATTGGGCTTGACAGAACCATTCTCAAAAACAAGTATCTCGGCACCTTGTTTCTTGCCACAGGTTTCGATGGTGATGGTGCCCTGTTTCCTCTTGCATTTGGTGTGGTTGATGAGGAATCTGATGAGAATTGGATATGGTTTCTGTCTGAGCTGCATGAATTGCTGGAGAAGAACACAGAGAATATGCCAAGGCTCACTATATTGTCTGATAGACGCAAGGGAATAATCGATGGAGTTGACTTCAACTTCCCAACTGCATTCCATGGGCATTGTATGCGCAGTCTCAGTGAAACTTTCCGAAAGGAGTTCAATAACTCAGTGCTTGTCAACCTTCTCTGGGAGGCTGCCAATGCACTGACTGTGATAGAATTTGAAACCAAGTTGCTAGAGATAGAAGACACGTCCCCAGAAGCTGTTTGTTGGATAAGACGCCTACCTCCTCGGCTTTGGGCCACAGCTTACTTTGAGGGGACACGATATGGTCACCTGACAGCAAATATCACAGAATCACTGAATTCTTGGATACTGGATGCCTCTGGGCTTCCTATAATTCAGATGATGGAGTGTATCCGACGCCAGCTAATGACATGGTTCAACGAACGGCGTGAAGCAAGTATGCAGTGGACAACTATCCTCGTGCCTGCAGCGGAGCGACGGGTGCAAGAAGCAATTGAGCGTGCACGGGGCTACCAAGTTGCCCGAGCCAATGAGGCTGAATTTGAGGTCATCTCGCCTCACGAGGGAACTAACATTGTGGACATCCGCAACAGGTGTTGTTTGTGCCGTGGGTGGCAGCTCTATGGTGTGCCTTGTGCTCATGGTGTGGCAGCGCTGCTTTCCTGCAGACAGAATGTCCACCGTTATACAGAGAGCTGCTTCACCGTTGCGACATACCGCAAGACATACTCACAGACGATCCATCCTATCCCGGACAAAACCCTTTGGAACGAGACGTCTGATCAAGGCCAAGAAGAAGAGAACAAGGTGGATGTGATCATCAACCCGCCAAAATCCTTGAGGCCTCCCGGGAGGCCTAGGAAGAAGAGAATCCGTGCAGAGGACCGTGGGCGAATCAAGAGGGTTGTACACTGCAGCCGCTGCAACCAAACAGGCCATTTCAGAACTACATGTGCTGCTCCCATATGA
- the LOC4352706 gene encoding ureidoglycolate hydrolase isoform X1 → MATSAAARFLAALAGAAVLLVLLGGAAGAVVGHDDDAAAARRTMEEFAGFPASDYRGDGGGGSGGSSPFYVDSDGLQRQIDELASFSDSPVPSVTRVLYSDKDVQARRYIKGIMNQLGLSIREDAVGNIFGRWEGSEAGLGAVATGSHVDAIPFSGKYDGVVGVLGALEAIRMLKRSGFQPKRSLEVIMFTSEEPTRFGISCLGSRLMAGSEELARSLKETVDNQNVSFFDAADSAGYKMHPEELHNVFLKKDDYFAFVELHIEQGPILEKEGIKIGVVTAIAAPASIKVEFEGNGGHAGAVLMPARNDAGLAAAELALAVEKHVLESGSIDTVGTVGILQLHPGAINSIPSKSHVEIDVRDIDEKRRNNVIEKVHQSAIEISKNRGVLLSEFKIINQDPPALSDKSVISAMEFAAKQLNLEYKLMISRAYHDSLFMARSSTIGPNRLSFWLQVTATSPKNMRHQRTWRTV, encoded by the exons ATGgcgacgagcgccgccgcgcgcttccTCGCTGCCCTCGcgggcgccgccgtcctcctcgtcctGCTCGGCGGAGCTGCTGGCGCGGTGGTGgggcacgacgacgacgcggcggcggcgcggcggacgatGGAGGAGTTCGCCGGATTCCCCGCGTCCGACTaccgcggcgatggcggtggcggcagcggcggctcctcCCCGTTCTACGTCGACTCCGATGGGCTCCAGCGCcag ATTGATGAGCTGGCTTCGTTCTCCGACTCGCCGGTGCCGTCGGTGACCCGCGTTCTGTACAGCGACAAGGACGTGCAAGCTCGAAG GTATATAAAGGGAATAATGAATCAGCTTGGCCTGTCCATTCGTGAAGACGCTGTTGGCAACATTTTTGGGCGCTG GGAGGGTTCTGAGGCAGGACTAGGAGCGGTTGCAACTGGTTCTCATGTTGACGCAATCCCATTCTCAGGCAAATATGATGGGGTGGTTGGTGTCCTGGGTGCTCTTGAGGCAATTAGAATGCTGAAAAG GTCTGGTTTCCAGCCAAAAAGATCTTTGGAGGTTATTATGTTTACATCGGAGGAGCCTACAAGATTTGGAATTAGCTGCTTGGGAAG CCGCCTAATGGCAGGGAGTGAAGAACTGGCTCGATCCCTCAAAGAAACAGTTGACAATCAGAATGTGTCATTTTTTGATGCTGCAGACTCTGCTGGCTACAAGATGCATCCTGAGGAGCTACATAATGTGTTTTTGAAGAAAGACGACTATTTTGCTTTTGTAGAATTGCACATTGAACAGGGCCCCATTTTGGAAAAAGAAG GTATCAAAATTGGCGTTGTCACTGCTATTGCTGCTCCTGCAAGTATTAAGGTGGAGTTTGAAGGGAATGGGGGCCATGCTGGAGCAGTGCTCATGCCTGCAAG AAATGATGCTGGACTGGCGGCAGCTGAGTTGGCATTAGCAGTTGAGAAACACGTTTTGGAATCAGGATCAATTGATACTGTTGGGACAGTTG GTATTCTGCAGCTACATCCAGGAGCAATCAATAGCATCCCAAGTAAATCGCATGTGGAAATTG ATGTGAGAGACATTGATGAGAAGAGGAGGAATAATGTCATTGAGAAGGTTCACCAATCCGCAATTGAGATATCAAAGAACCGTGGCGTGCTATTATCAGAGTTCAAGATCATAAATCAGGATCCACCTGCTCTATCTGACAAATCAGTCATCAGCGCAATGGAATTTGCTGCAAAACAGTTGAACCTCGAATATAAGCTGATGATTAGCAGAGCTTATCATGATTCACTCTTCATGGCCAGGTCAAGTACTATAGGCCCCAACAGG TTATCCTTCTGGTTGCAGGTTACAGCCACAAGCCCGAAGAATATGCGTCACCAGAGGACATGGCGAACGGTGTGA
- the LOC4352705 gene encoding renalase produces the protein MPPTPPPLLLPAPRCPRSTAVLAASRFAASASSSSGGGGGGSSSGARTARPPPAPRRRRGKPGFSRQSAIKKSFHQEQVVFSTPVPPDPSVAVVGGGASGLACAASLAARGVRAVVFDTGMHGLGGRMATRAIAAAGDQQQQQQLVFDHAAQFFTASDERFKRVVDEWMDKGLVREWGGLIGELDAGGHFRPMPSSSPPRYIGVDGMRPLADAILPESDLIEVVRPCWISKLEPFNGLWRLFENEKPHGQYDAIVIAHNGKCANRLLSTSGLPLLTRQMKRLQLSSVWALLAAFQDPLPIPQTDSYGTFEGAFVKDVDSLSWMANNTQKLFPLQTGRPECWTFFSTAAYGKRNKVPQENIPKITAEKVKEDMLRGVELALGLSRGSLQQPFYTRVQLWGAALPMNTPGVPCIFDPQGRAGICGDWLTGSSIEAAVLSGMSLANHIADYFASSGEQPEEFAIGLHENLSQVEGHDIGQFPGLESQKPHVAEAQLTPST, from the exons atgccgccgacgccgccgcctctcctcctcccggcgCCACGCTGCCCACGCTCTACCGCCGTGCTGGCGGCGTCCCGCTTCGCCGCGTCCGCATCCTCCTCttccggaggaggaggaggaggtagcagcagcggcgcgcgcacggcgaggccgcccccggccccgcggcggcggcgcggcaagcCCGGGTTCTCGCGGCAGTCCGCCATCAAGAAGAGCTTCCACCAGGAGCAGGTGGTGTTCTCCACGCCTGTTCCCCCCGACCCATCCGTCGCCGTcgtaggcggcggcgcatccggcctcgcctgcgccgcctccctcgccgcccgcggcgtccgcgccgtcgtcttcgACACG GGGATGCACGGGCTAGGAGGGAGGATGGCGACGAGAgctatcgccgccgccggcgaccagcagcagcagcagcagctggtgtTCGACCACGCGGCGCAGTTCTTCACCGCGAGCGACGAGAGGTTCAAGAGGGTGGTCGACGAGTGGATGGACAAGGGCTTGGTCCGCGAGTGGGGAGGCTTGATCGGTgagctcgacgccggcggccatTTCAGGCCTatgccttcctcctcgccgccgcggtacATCGGCGTCGACGGGATGCGGCCGCTTGCAGATGCGATTCTGCCTGAG AGTGACCTAATTGAAGTTGTCCGGCCGTGTTGGATAAGCAAGCTTGAGCCGTTCAATGGCCTGTGGCGCTTGTTTGAGAATGAGAAGCCACATGGTCAATATGATGCAATTGTGATAGCACATAATG GGAAATGTGCCAATCGTCTGCTCTCTACATCAGGTCTACCACTGCTGACAAGACAAATGAAG AGATTACAGCTAAGTTCTGTCTGGGCGCTCCTCGCGGCATTTCAAGATCCTCTACCAATTCCACAAACTGATTCTTATGGAACATTTGAAGGAGCATTTGTGAAAGATGTTGATTCTCTCTCTTGGATGGCCAACAATACTCAGAAACTTTTCCCCTTGCAGACTGGCAGACCCGAGTGCTGGACATTTTTCAGCACTGCTGCTTatggaaaaagaaacaaagttcCGCAG GAAAACATTCCAAAGATCACGGCGGAAAAGGTGAAGGAAGACATGCTTAGAGGTGTAGAGCTTGCTTTAGGGCTATCAAGAGGATCTCTTCAGCAACCATTTTACACGAGAGTACAATTGTG GGGTGCAGCTCTACCAATGAACACTCCAGGAGTCCCATGCATATTTGATCCCCAAGGGAGAGCAGGCATCTGTGGTGACTGGCTAACAGGTTCAAGCATAGAAGCGGCTGTGTTAAGCGGAATGTCTCTTGCAAACCAT ATCGCTGACTACTTTGCAAGCAGTGGTGAACAACCAGAGGAGTTTGCAATTGGTTTGCATGAGAACTTGAGCCAGGTTGAAGGTCATGATATTGGTCAGTTCCCAGGTTTAGAGAGTCAGAAACCGCATGTAGCTGAAGCTCAGCTAACACCGAGCacatga